Proteins from a single region of Caloramator sp. E03:
- a CDS encoding GspE/PulE family protein: MNSVEIKNISIVKMLDDIIKDAIKSNASDIHIEPFETYLKVRFRIDGHLCEYQRFSKEIFDALILRLKVLASMDIAEKRLPKDGRIVEKIDNAIYDLRVSTLPGIYGEKAVIRILNRENIFLGIKELGFCDRDIKIINKILNNSKGILFVTGPTGSGKTTTLYTLIKEFNIDDKNIVTIEDPVEYMIEGINQVNVNTKAGLTFTTGLRAILRQDPDVIMVGEIRDYETAEIAIRAATTGHLVLSTLHTYDCVSSIIRLIDMGIEPYLIAASISGIISQRLVRKICPNCKEEYVANEYEKYIIGFNNNEKVKLYKGKGCKKCNNTGYKDRTGVFEVLDITNEIREKIITCRNINTLRSLCIKKGMITLESSCKAMVLQGITTFDEYLKIIKMEEWEVQNDTISRIISKNS; encoded by the coding sequence ATGAACTCTGTTGAAATAAAAAATATTTCAATAGTTAAAATGCTTGATGACATCATAAAAGATGCTATTAAATCAAATGCAAGTGACATACATATAGAGCCTTTTGAGACATATTTAAAAGTTAGGTTTAGGATAGATGGGCACCTTTGTGAATATCAAAGATTTTCAAAGGAAATATTTGATGCTTTGATATTAAGATTAAAGGTTCTTGCAAGTATGGATATTGCAGAGAAGAGACTTCCTAAGGATGGAAGGATAGTAGAAAAAATAGATAATGCTATATATGATTTAAGGGTTTCAACTTTGCCAGGTATTTATGGGGAAAAAGCTGTAATAAGGATTTTAAATAGAGAAAATATATTTTTAGGCATAAAGGAGCTTGGATTTTGCGACAGAGATATAAAAATTATTAATAAAATTTTAAATAACAGTAAGGGAATTTTATTTGTAACAGGTCCTACAGGAAGTGGAAAAACAACAACACTTTATACCCTAATTAAAGAATTCAATATAGACGATAAAAATATTGTTACTATTGAGGATCCTGTTGAATATATGATAGAAGGAATAAACCAGGTTAACGTCAATACAAAGGCAGGACTTACATTTACTACTGGTTTAAGAGCAATATTAAGACAGGATCCAGATGTTATAATGGTTGGTGAAATAAGGGACTATGAAACTGCAGAAATAGCAATTAGAGCTGCTACAACAGGTCACCTTGTTTTAAGCACACTTCATACTTATGATTGTGTATCGTCTATTATAAGGCTTATAGACATGGGGATAGAGCCTTATCTAATTGCCGCATCAATATCTGGAATTATCTCTCAAAGGCTTGTAAGAAAGATTTGCCCTAATTGTAAAGAGGAATATGTAGCAAATGAATATGAAAAATATATTATTGGATTTAATAATAATGAAAAAGTGAAATTATATAAAGGAAAAGGATGTAAAAAATGTAATAATACCGGATATAAAGACAGGACAGGAGTTTTTGAAGTTTTAGACATAACAAATGAAATACGAGAAAAGATAATCACCTGTAGAAACATAAACACATTAAGATCCTTATGCATTAAAAAAGGAATGATTACCCTTGAAAGCTCATGTAAAGCGATGGTTTTACAAGGCATTACAACTTTTGATGAATATCTTAAAATAATAAAAATGGAAGAATGGGAGGTACAAAATGATACCATTTCAAGAATTATTAGCAAAAACAGTTGA
- a CDS encoding peptidase U32 family protein, whose protein sequence is MKKIELLAPAGNLEKLKTAIIYGADAVYIGGEAYSLRAMADNFDRETMKKAVEFAHEKGAKVYVTINIFPHNDDIKGMPEYIKFLSDIGVDAVIISDLGVFSIVKETAPELEIHISTQANNVNYKSAEFWYKLGAKRVVLAREMSLKEIKELREKVPDDLEIEAFVHGAMCISYSGRCLLSNYMTGRDANRGLCAHPCRYKYYLMEEKRPGEYFPVFEDERGTYIMNSQDLCMIEYIPELVESGVYSFKIEGRMKSSYYVATVTKAYRQAIDSYLKDSKNYVFNPKWLEEVSKASHREFSTGFYFGKPKKQIYSTSSYIRTHDIVGIVVDYDFETNIATIEQRNRIFKGDEIEILTPKDDNFSIKLDEIWDDAGNEIDSTPHPQMIYKIKSIKPLKSFDMLVKEKGDNNE, encoded by the coding sequence ATGAAAAAAATTGAACTTTTAGCTCCAGCAGGAAATCTTGAAAAATTGAAGACAGCTATTATATATGGTGCTGATGCAGTATATATAGGAGGAGAGGCATATAGCCTTAGGGCAATGGCTGACAACTTTGATAGAGAAACTATGAAAAAGGCAGTTGAATTTGCCCATGAAAAAGGTGCCAAAGTTTATGTGACTATAAACATATTTCCACACAATGATGACATTAAAGGTATGCCTGAATATATTAAGTTTCTAAGTGATATAGGAGTTGATGCTGTAATAATTTCTGATTTAGGTGTTTTCTCTATTGTTAAAGAAACTGCTCCTGAGCTTGAAATACACATCAGTACCCAGGCCAATAATGTAAACTATAAGTCGGCAGAATTTTGGTATAAACTTGGAGCAAAGAGGGTTGTTCTTGCAAGGGAGATGTCACTAAAAGAGATAAAAGAGCTTAGAGAAAAAGTACCAGATGATTTAGAAATTGAAGCCTTTGTTCATGGAGCAATGTGTATATCCTATTCAGGGAGATGCCTTCTTTCGAATTATATGACAGGAAGGGATGCAAATAGGGGATTATGTGCTCATCCCTGTAGATATAAATATTATCTTATGGAAGAAAAACGTCCTGGAGAGTATTTTCCAGTATTTGAAGATGAAAGAGGAACATATATAATGAATTCTCAGGATCTTTGCATGATAGAGTATATACCAGAGCTTGTGGAAAGCGGGGTTTACAGTTTTAAAATAGAAGGAAGAATGAAGAGTTCATATTATGTTGCAACAGTTACAAAAGCCTATAGGCAGGCGATTGATAGTTATCTTAAAGATAGTAAAAATTATGTGTTTAATCCTAAATGGCTTGAAGAAGTTTCAAAGGCAAGCCATAGAGAATTTTCTACAGGCTTTTATTTTGGAAAACCTAAAAAGCAGATATATAGCACGTCATCATATATAAGAACTCATGATATTGTTGGAATAGTTGTTGATTATGATTTTGAAACAAATATAGCAACTATTGAACAAAGGAATAGGATATTTAAAGGAGATGAAATTGAAATACTAACTCCTAAGGATGATAACTTTTCTATAAAACTTGATGAAATTTGGGATGATGCAGGAAATGAAATTGATTCAACTCCACATCCACAGATGATTTATAAGATAAAATCAATAAAGCCACTAAAGTCTTTTGATATGCTTGTAAAAGAAAAGGGGGATAATAATGAGTAA
- a CDS encoding O-methyltransferase, whose translation MSNIAHDYIEEYIRSLIPESIGYIKTLEEYAKENNVPIIHPEVAQFLRVLIKSHNVKRILEVGTAIGYSALVMALAAGDGCEVVSIEKNDSMYELATKNIKIMNMEKNIKILKGDALEVLKDIEGEYDLVFLDAAKGHYEKFLPYCLKHLKINGLLICDNVLFRGMIATNKLLIRRKITIVKRMRKYLSNISNMPELETVVLPIGDGIALSCKVKEVL comes from the coding sequence ATGAGCAATATTGCGCATGATTATATAGAAGAATACATAAGAAGTCTTATTCCTGAAAGTATAGGATATATAAAAACCTTAGAAGAATATGCCAAGGAAAATAACGTTCCTATAATTCATCCTGAGGTAGCACAGTTTTTAAGAGTTTTAATAAAATCACATAATGTAAAAAGGATACTTGAAGTTGGTACTGCAATTGGTTATTCTGCTCTTGTTATGGCATTGGCTGCTGGAGATGGTTGTGAGGTTGTTTCTATTGAAAAGAATGATTCTATGTATGAACTGGCAACTAAAAATATAAAAATAATGAATATGGAAAAAAATATTAAAATATTAAAAGGAGATGCTCTTGAGGTTTTAAAAGATATTGAAGGAGAATATGATTTGGTATTTTTAGATGCTGCAAAGGGTCACTATGAAAAGTTTCTTCCCTATTGCCTAAAACATCTTAAAATTAATGGTCTTTTAATATGTGATAATGTGCTTTTTAGAGGAATGATTGCAACAAATAAGTTGCTCATAAGAAGAAAAATTACTATAGTAAAAAGGATGAGAAAATATTTAAGCAATATATCAAATATGCCAGAGCTTGAAACGGTGGTACTTCCAATTGGTGATGGTATTGCTTTAAGCTGTAAGGTTAAGGAGGTGCTTTGA
- a CDS encoding YlbF family regulator: MNVYDKAHELARALKLAPEVIEYKSAMEKINSNPNHKRMVEDFRKKQLELYSQQLKGVEPSKEQIDSLNNLLNIISLNPEIRNYLEAEMRFSRLWEDIMKILGDAMDIDFTEELIKK; the protein is encoded by the coding sequence ATGAACGTATATGATAAAGCCCATGAGCTTGCAAGAGCTTTAAAATTAGCACCTGAAGTAATAGAGTATAAATCAGCTATGGAAAAAATAAATTCAAATCCAAACCATAAAAGAATGGTAGAGGATTTTAGAAAGAAGCAATTAGAACTATATTCACAGCAGCTTAAAGGTGTTGAACCTTCAAAGGAACAAATTGATTCTCTTAATAATCTTTTAAATATAATTAGCCTTAATCCTGAAATAAGAAATTATCTTGAAGCTGAAATGAGATTTTCAAGGCTTTGGGAGGATATCATGAAAATATTGGGAGATGCTATGGATATAGATTTTACAGAAGAACTTATTAAAAAATAG
- a CDS encoding QueT transporter family protein, which produces MRGNKNGYIIQAGVIAAIYYVLTVVLKPISYGAVQFRLSEAMTILPFYMPEAIPGLFLGCMLANIFGGLGLIDIVFGSLTTLAAAYLTSKMPNKYLAVIPPILLNAFIVSIWVSKITNMPYVVTVGTIGFGEFVSAGIAGIILSTVIERVTNLYKH; this is translated from the coding sequence ATGAGAGGAAACAAAAATGGATATATAATACAAGCAGGTGTAATTGCAGCGATATATTATGTACTGACAGTTGTATTAAAACCGATATCTTATGGTGCAGTTCAGTTTAGATTATCTGAAGCAATGACAATACTGCCTTTTTATATGCCAGAGGCAATACCAGGGCTTTTTTTAGGTTGCATGTTGGCAAATATATTTGGCGGATTAGGACTTATTGATATAGTATTTGGGAGTTTAACTACACTTGCTGCTGCTTATCTTACTTCAAAGATGCCTAATAAATACTTAGCTGTAATTCCTCCAATACTACTTAATGCATTTATAGTATCGATATGGGTAAGCAAAATAACAAACATGCCATACGTTGTTACTGTTGGTACAATTGGCTTTGGAGAGTTTGTATCGGCTGGAATTGCAGGAATAATCTTATCAACAGTAATTGAGCGAGTAACAAATTTATACAAGCATTGA
- the typA gene encoding translational GTPase TypA: protein MEKVIRDDIRNVAIIAHVDHGKTTLVDGMLKQSGIFRNNEKVEERVMDSNDLERERGITILSKNTAVVYNGIKINIVDTPGHADFGGEVERVLKMVDGVVLLVDAFEGPMPQTRFVLRKALELKLKPIVVINKIDRTDARPEEVIDMVLELFIELGADDDQIEFPVVYCSAKEGFAKLSLSDSSDNLKPLFETIINNIPAPAGYLDEPLQMLVTTIDSNDYVGRIAIGKIERGKIRKNQQVAVCGTDGTIRNGKIVTLYSFSGLKKEEVEEASLGDIVAVAGISNISIGETIADIQNPEALPFVKIDEPTISMTFSVNDSPFAGREGDYVTSRHLRDRLFKELETNVSLRVKETDSTDAFEVSGRGELHLSILIETMRREGYEFQVSKPKVILKEIENNIYEPIEYLTIDVPEDYMGVVMEKLGIRRAEMVNMTSAINGYVRLEFKIPARGLIGYRNEFMTDTKGNGIMNHVFYGYEPYKGDVPERSRGALVAFETGEAVTYGLYNAQERGTLFIAPGTPVYQGMIVGVCSRAEDIDVNVCKKKHVSNMRAAGSDEALRLTPPIEMSLEQCLEFITSDELVEVTPKSIRMRKRILDTNLRKKEVSRSKSI, encoded by the coding sequence ATGGAGAAAGTTATAAGAGATGATATTAGAAACGTTGCAATAATTGCCCATGTTGACCATGGAAAAACTACCCTTGTAGATGGAATGTTAAAACAAAGTGGTATATTCAGGAATAATGAAAAAGTTGAAGAGAGGGTTATGGATTCTAATGATCTTGAAAGAGAAAGAGGAATCACAATACTTTCAAAAAATACAGCCGTTGTTTATAACGGAATAAAAATAAATATTGTTGATACACCAGGACATGCTGACTTTGGTGGAGAAGTTGAAAGAGTACTTAAAATGGTTGATGGCGTTGTTCTTTTAGTAGATGCCTTTGAAGGACCTATGCCACAAACAAGGTTTGTTTTAAGAAAGGCCCTTGAGTTAAAATTAAAGCCTATTGTTGTTATTAATAAAATTGACAGGACAGATGCAAGACCAGAGGAAGTTATAGACATGGTTTTAGAGTTATTTATTGAGCTTGGAGCCGATGACGATCAGATTGAGTTCCCTGTAGTTTATTGTTCTGCAAAGGAAGGATTTGCAAAACTTAGCCTTTCTGATAGTTCAGATAACCTAAAGCCGTTATTTGAAACCATAATAAACAATATACCTGCACCAGCAGGATATTTAGATGAGCCTCTACAGATGCTTGTTACAACTATAGACTCAAATGATTATGTTGGAAGAATTGCAATAGGTAAGATAGAAAGAGGAAAAATAAGAAAAAATCAGCAGGTAGCAGTTTGTGGAACTGATGGAACTATAAGAAATGGAAAGATTGTAACTTTGTATTCTTTTAGTGGTCTTAAAAAGGAGGAAGTTGAAGAAGCTTCTCTTGGTGATATTGTAGCTGTAGCAGGTATATCTAATATAAGTATAGGTGAAACTATTGCAGATATACAAAATCCAGAGGCTTTGCCCTTTGTAAAGATTGATGAGCCAACTATATCAATGACTTTTAGTGTTAATGATAGTCCTTTTGCTGGAAGAGAAGGCGATTATGTGACTTCAAGACATCTTAGAGATAGGCTTTTCAAAGAACTTGAAACAAATGTAAGCCTTAGAGTAAAGGAAACTGATTCAACTGATGCTTTTGAGGTATCGGGAAGGGGAGAGCTTCATCTATCTATACTTATAGAAACTATGAGAAGAGAAGGATATGAATTCCAGGTTTCAAAACCAAAGGTAATATTAAAGGAAATAGAAAATAACATATATGAACCTATTGAATATCTTACAATTGATGTTCCTGAGGATTACATGGGCGTTGTAATGGAAAAGCTGGGAATAAGAAGGGCTGAGATGGTAAATATGACATCAGCTATAAATGGTTATGTAAGGCTTGAGTTTAAGATACCTGCAAGAGGACTAATTGGATATAGGAATGAATTTATGACGGATACTAAAGGAAATGGAATTATGAATCATGTTTTTTATGGATATGAGCCTTATAAAGGCGATGTACCAGAAAGAAGCAGAGGAGCACTTGTGGCTTTTGAAACTGGTGAAGCTGTAACTTATGGGCTCTACAATGCTCAGGAGAGGGGAACTCTATTTATAGCTCCTGGAACCCCAGTTTATCAAGGGATGATTGTTGGTGTTTGTTCAAGAGCAGAAGATATAGATGTAAACGTATGCAAAAAGAAACATGTATCAAATATGAGAGCAGCTGGTTCAGATGAAGCACTAAGGCTTACCCCACCTATTGAAATGTCCTTAGAGCAATGTCTTGAATTTATAACAAGTGATGAACTTGTAGAAGTTACACCTAAAAGTATTAGAATGAGAAAGAGGATCCTTGATACAAATCTTAGAAAGAAAGAAGTTTCAAGAAGTAAAAGTATTTAA
- the udk gene encoding uridine kinase produces the protein MSKPILIGITGGTGSGKSTVAQEIYKSLNEEQICIIEQDSYYKDQSHLSFEERIKTNYDHPDAFDTELLLKHLKMLCEGKAIDKPIYDFGIHNRSKETIRVEPKDIIILEGILILTEPEIRNMLDIKIFVDTDADVRIVRRIQRDIKERKRTLESVINQYINVVRPMHLQFVEPTKRYADIIIPEGGYNKVAIDIMIAKVKEIAASKQKNS, from the coding sequence ATGAGTAAACCAATACTTATTGGAATTACAGGGGGAACGGGTTCTGGCAAGAGTACAGTAGCTCAGGAAATATACAAGAGTCTTAATGAAGAACAAATATGTATTATAGAGCAGGACTCATATTATAAGGATCAGAGCCATTTATCCTTTGAAGAAAGGATTAAAACTAACTATGATCACCCAGATGCCTTTGATACAGAGCTTTTATTAAAACATTTAAAGATGCTCTGTGAAGGTAAGGCAATAGACAAGCCCATTTATGACTTTGGAATTCACAATAGATCTAAAGAAACTATTAGAGTTGAACCTAAGGATATTATAATTCTGGAAGGAATTTTAATACTTACTGAACCTGAAATTAGGAATATGCTTGATATTAAAATATTTGTAGACACTGATGCAGACGTTAGAATAGTAAGAAGGATACAAAGAGATATAAAAGAAAGGAAAAGAACATTAGAATCGGTAATAAACCAATATATTAATGTGGTAAGACCTATGCATCTCCAATTTGTGGAACCTACTAAAAGATATGCAGATATAATCATTCCAGAAGGTGGATACAACAAAGTTGCAATTGATATAATGATTGCAAAGGTAAAAGAGATAGCTGCTTCAAAACAAAAAAATAGTTAA
- the sigK gene encoding RNA polymerase sporulation sigma factor SigK, protein MFFSLFNNSVPFIGYVANSSSFPYPLTEEEEKNLFSLYKSGDENAKNELITRNLRLVAHIIKKFSPQGKDADDLISIGTIGLIKAIESFDYNKGNRLATYAAKCIENEILMYVRANKKSKSEVYLQDPIGIDKEGNEICLIDVLGTDSDAVLDEVENKVAIKKLYNLIEKILEGKEKLIIQLRYGLKGEPQTQREIAALLGISRSYVSRIEKKALKKLAKEMKV, encoded by the coding sequence ATGTTTTTTAGTCTATTTAACAATTCTGTTCCTTTCATAGGATATGTTGCAAATAGTAGTTCATTTCCTTACCCATTAACTGAAGAAGAAGAAAAAAATCTTTTTTCCTTATATAAATCAGGAGATGAAAATGCCAAAAATGAGCTTATTACCAGGAATTTAAGGTTAGTTGCCCATATTATAAAAAAATTTAGCCCACAGGGTAAAGATGCAGATGATCTTATTTCTATAGGAACTATAGGGCTTATTAAAGCTATTGAAAGCTTTGATTATAATAAGGGCAACAGGCTTGCAACCTATGCTGCAAAGTGCATTGAGAATGAAATATTGATGTATGTAAGAGCAAACAAAAAATCAAAATCTGAAGTTTACCTTCAAGATCCAATCGGAATAGATAAGGAAGGCAATGAAATATGCCTCATAGACGTGCTTGGAACTGATAGTGATGCAGTTCTTGATGAAGTTGAAAATAAGGTAGCTATAAAAAAACTGTATAATCTAATCGAAAAAATACTTGAAGGTAAAGAAAAACTTATAATACAGTTAAGATATGGCTTGAAAGGAGAACCCCAGACACAAAGAGAGATAGCGGCTTTACTTGGAATATCGCGATCTTATGTATCAAGAATAGAGAAAAAGGCTCTAAAAAAGCTTGCAAAGGAAATGAAGGTTTAG
- the aroE gene encoding shikimate dehydrogenase, translated as MVKDNLYGLIGQKLSHSISPIVHKEILKRMNINGKYELYEIEPCNLKDFIEECKISGIKGLNVTIPYKISSIDYIDELSEEAKRIGSINTILFDGEKAIGYNTDYQGFSLMLDKYNLKVEGKNALILGTGGVVRAVLCSLIDKGIKNIYVASRDVKVGLSQKWPDCVEIISYDLLPNIKDVEYIINCTPCGMAPNIEACPVNKDLIKNFSVAIDLIYNPSKTLFLSYAEQYGLKIYNGLYMLIAQGVISQEIWNGISVDKKQIDIIFEIVKNNLSL; from the coding sequence ATGGTGAAGGATAATTTATATGGGCTTATTGGACAAAAACTAAGTCATAGTATTTCTCCAATTGTACATAAAGAAATATTAAAAAGAATGAATATCAATGGCAAATATGAACTTTATGAGATTGAACCATGTAATCTTAAGGATTTTATCGAAGAGTGTAAAATTTCAGGTATTAAAGGTTTAAATGTTACTATTCCCTATAAGATATCATCAATTGATTATATAGATGAACTAAGTGAAGAGGCCAAAAGGATAGGCTCTATTAATACGATTTTGTTTGATGGGGAAAAAGCAATAGGCTATAACACAGATTATCAGGGTTTTTCATTGATGCTTGATAAGTATAATTTAAAAGTAGAGGGAAAAAATGCATTGATATTAGGAACGGGTGGAGTAGTAAGAGCGGTATTATGTTCTTTAATAGATAAAGGCATAAAAAATATATATGTTGCAAGTAGAGATGTTAAAGTTGGATTATCACAGAAATGGCCAGATTGTGTAGAAATTATATCTTATGATTTATTACCTAATATAAAAGATGTTGAATATATTATAAACTGTACTCCATGTGGTATGGCTCCAAATATAGAAGCTTGTCCTGTTAATAAAGATTTAATTAAAAATTTTTCTGTTGCTATTGATTTAATTTATAATCCTTCAAAAACTTTATTTTTAAGTTATGCAGAGCAATATGGATTAAAAATCTATAATGGGCTTTATATGCTTATTGCTCAAGGGGTAATTTCTCAAGAAATATGGAATGGCATATCAGTTGACAAAAAACAAATTGATATTATATTTGAAATAGTAAAGAATAATTTATCTCTATAG
- a CDS encoding YqeG family HAD IIIA-type phosphatase: protein MKKFLMPDFYYKNIYKINFYKLKELGIENLIIDIDNTLMPWGSKIADESVKELINNLIRQGFKICLLSNSSGRRVKLFRGDLDIDYFSVVGIKPMKIMFKGAMKKLNAAPFNTCVIGDQIFTDILGGNRCKTYTILVDPISSKEFITTKIIRKIEGLIKKNLIYEKEFSDGEG from the coding sequence ATGAAAAAATTTTTGATGCCAGATTTTTATTATAAAAACATTTACAAAATAAACTTTTATAAGTTGAAAGAATTAGGAATAGAAAATCTTATAATTGACATAGATAATACTCTTATGCCTTGGGGTAGTAAAATTGCTGATGAATCTGTTAAAGAACTAATAAATAATCTTATAAGACAAGGTTTTAAGATATGCCTGCTGTCAAATAGTTCCGGTCGAAGAGTTAAACTATTCAGAGGGGATTTAGATATTGATTATTTTTCTGTTGTAGGAATTAAGCCTATGAAGATAATGTTTAAAGGTGCAATGAAAAAGCTTAATGCAGCCCCTTTTAATACATGTGTTATTGGAGATCAAATATTTACTGATATATTAGGAGGAAACAGGTGTAAAACATATACAATTCTTGTTGATCCAATTTCAAGTAAAGAATTTATAACAACAAAAATTATAAGAAAGATTGAAGGTTTAATTAAGAAAAATCTAATATATGAAAAGGAGTTTTCAGATGGTGAAGGATAA
- the mltG gene encoding endolytic transglycosylase MltG codes for MNINRKSGGVMDFIYKKFFKSLLIMFFILIFFTLFLYMDYKKYINSPISKSKKQEIFRVEKGENRNEVIDKLYKSKIVKNKLFAQFYVRSKNLGKNLKQGVYILNTSMTPLEVFEKIFNGKIDKDPDVIFVTIPEGYTIKEIAEKLNKEGLVNDINSFIKECQTGKFDYDFLKSIPQSRQSRLEGYLFPDTYQFKKGTSNHEIIDKMLSRFNEIYKSAVFLEMKNTNYSLDEIITISSIVEEEAKLDIERPIIAKVFYNRLQKNMKLESCATVQYALGTHKSVLYYKDLEVDSPYNTYKYIGLPQGPICNPGKNSIMAALNPADVNYIYFVSKGDGSHYFTNSYDEFLKYKKMLKTN; via the coding sequence ATGAATATAAATAGAAAAAGTGGTGGGGTTATGGATTTTATTTATAAAAAATTTTTCAAAAGCTTACTAATAATGTTTTTTATACTCATATTTTTTACTTTGTTTTTATATATGGATTATAAAAAATACATTAACTCACCAATTTCCAAAAGTAAGAAACAAGAGATATTTAGAGTGGAAAAAGGTGAAAATAGAAATGAAGTAATTGATAAATTGTATAAAAGCAAGATTGTCAAAAATAAATTATTTGCTCAATTTTATGTAAGAAGTAAGAATCTTGGAAAGAATTTAAAGCAAGGTGTGTATATTTTAAACACTTCCATGACTCCTTTGGAGGTTTTTGAAAAGATTTTTAATGGTAAAATAGATAAAGATCCTGATGTTATTTTTGTGACTATACCTGAGGGATATACAATAAAAGAAATAGCAGAGAAATTAAATAAAGAAGGTCTTGTTAATGATATAAATTCTTTTATTAAAGAATGCCAAACTGGCAAATTTGATTATGATTTTTTAAAATCCATACCCCAGAGTAGACAATCAAGGCTTGAAGGGTATTTGTTTCCTGATACTTATCAATTTAAAAAGGGAACAAGTAATCATGAAATAATAGATAAGATGCTTTCAAGATTTAATGAAATTTATAAATCTGCAGTTTTTCTAGAAATGAAAAATACTAATTATTCTCTTGATGAAATAATTACAATATCCTCAATAGTTGAGGAAGAGGCAAAACTCGATATTGAAAGACCTATAATTGCTAAAGTCTTTTACAACAGGCTTCAAAAAAATATGAAACTTGAATCCTGTGCAACGGTTCAGTATGCATTGGGTACTCATAAGAGCGTTTTATATTATAAAGACCTTGAAGTTGATTCTCCTTATAATACCTATAAATATATTGGACTTCCACAAGGACCTATTTGTAATCCAGGAAAAAATTCAATTATGGCAGCTTTAAATCCTGCTGATGTTAATTATATATATTTTGTGTCAAAGGGTGATGGAAGCCATTATTTCACAAATAGTTATGATGAATTCCTTAAATATAAGAAGATGTTAAAGACTAACTAG